In the genome of Oncorhynchus mykiss isolate Arlee chromosome 18, USDA_OmykA_1.1, whole genome shotgun sequence, one region contains:
- the gucy1b2 gene encoding guanylate cyclase soluble subunit beta-2 isoform X1, with protein sequence MTYEIYDDVITLRLVQEACTMLDMPSEVVLKLFGEYFFSFCKMAGYDTMLRTLGGNLVEFIENLDALHSYLALSYQEMNAPSFRVEKNDDGRMLLHYYSDRKGLYHIVPGIIEAVAKDFFDSEVSMTILNQSEEDERTGKKEHVVFLVSQRSRGSKRDFRPQREKKEVTKEDEEIDRRHQAEALERMRARCASLPHCPAGKRSRWDMVRSVVMFGKENLLKSFTPCYPDKLWMEEQAFCNAFPFHIVFDKQLKVKQTGINIQKFVPGLQTMDSRLDEYFSIVHPQVTFNIESIRKFINSQFVLKTRREMVPLASQHQSMLKLRGQMVWMESLGCMVYLCSPKLRSLQELEERGLHISDIAQHDTTRDLILLNQQRLAEMELSNQLERKKEELRILSRHLEAEKKKTETLLYAMLPRHVANQLKEGKRVEAGEFQVCTILFSDVVTFTNICAACEPIQIVNMLNSMYSKFDRLTSVHDVYKVETIGDAYMVVGGVPIPADSHAERVANFALGMRIAAREVTNPITGQPIQIRVGLHTGPVLAGVVGDKMPRYCLFGDTVNTASRMESHGVPDHIHLSPFTYSALEDKGFDILERGEIQVKGKGLMTTYFLLQNLCVSEDTIMARGTGEPCVYRDNQQGAGESERDTEEPDSVRKEETNGQTMASASSSGDLTNEDTPFLGDTTPFQKGHLNDVNSRFCRLL encoded by the exons ATGACTTATGAGATATACGATGATGTCATAACTCTGCGTCTGGTGCAGGAAGCATGTACTATGCTGG ACATGCCTTCTGAGGTGGTGCTGAAGCTTTTCGGGGAGTACTTCTTCAGCTTCTGTAAGATGGCGGGGTACGACACCATGCTGCGTACGCTAGGGGGGAACCTGGTGGAATTCATTGAGAACCTGGATGCCCTTCACAGCTACCTGGCTCTCTCCTACCAG GAGATGAACGCTCCCTCGTTCCGTGTGGAGAAGAACGATGATGGGAGGATGTTGCTTCATTACTACTCGGACAGGAAAGGCCTATATCACATTGTGCCAG GCATCATTGAGGCGGTGGCCAAAGACTTCTTTGACAGCGAAGTGAGCATGACCATCCTTAACCAATCAGAGGAGGACGAGCGCACAGGGAAGAAAGAGCATGTGGTCTTCCTGGTCTCTCAGAGGAGCCGAGGATCAAAGAGGGATTTCCGGCCCCAAAGAGAAAAGAAGGAGGTAAccaaggaggatgaggagattgATAGGAGG CATCAGGCAGAGGCATTGGAGAGGATGAGAGCCAGGTGTGCCAGTCTGCCCCACTGCCCTGCTGGGAAAAGATCACGCTGGGATATGGTTAGGAGCGTTGTCATGTTTGGAAAAG AGAACCTTCTGAAGTCGTTCACACCCTGCTACCCAGATAAGCTGTGGATGGAGGAACAAGCATTCTGCAATGCCTTCCCTTTCCACATTGTCTTTGATAAACAG CTCAAGGTGAAGCAGACTGGGATTAACATCCAGAAGTTTGTCCCTGGGCTGCAGACGATGGACAGCCGTCTGGATGAGTACTTCAGCATTGTCCATCCGCAGGTGACCttcaacatcgagagcatcaggAAGTTCATCAACAGCCAGTTTGTCCTGAAGACCAGACGGGAGATGGTGCCTCTGGCCTCTCAGCATCAGTCCATGCTCAAACTCAGAG GTCAGATGGTGTGGATGGAGTCTCTGGGCTGTATGGTGTACCTGTGCTCCCCGAAGCTGCGCAGCCTGCAGGAGTTGGAGGAGAGGGGTCTGCACATCTCCGACATCGCACAGCACGACACCACCCGGGACCTCATCCTGCTTAACCAACAGCGTCTGGCCGAGATGGAGCTGTCCAATCAGCTGGAGCGCAAAAAG GAGGAGCTGAGGATCCTCTCACGTCACCTCGAGGCGGAGAAGAAGAAGACGGAGACTCTGCTCTACGCCATGTTGCCTCGCCACGTAGCCAACCAGCTGAAGGAGGGCAAGAGGGTGGAAGCAG GTGAGTTCCAGGTGTGCACCATCCTGTTCAGTGATGTGGTCACCTTCACCAATATCTGTGCTGCCTGCGAGCCCATCCAGATCGTCAACATGCTCAACTCTATGTACTCCAAGTTCGACCGCCTTACCAGCGTCCATGACGTGTACAAG GTGGAGACTATTGGAGACGCCTACATGGTGGTGGGTGGGGTTCCCATTCCAGCTGACAGTCATGCAGAGCGGGTGGCCAACTTTGCCCTGGGTATGCGTATCGCTGCCCGGGAGGTGACCAACCCTATCACTGGGCAACCCATCCAG ATTCGGGTGGGTCTGCACACAGGTCCAGTGCTGGCTGGTGTGGTAGGGGACAAGATGCCTCGATACTGCCTGTTTGGAGATACGGTCAACACTGCCTCCCGCATGGAGAGTCACGGAGTGCCTGACCACATACACCTCAGCCCCTTCACATACAG TGCGCTGGAAGATAAGGGCTTTGACATCCTGGAAAGAGGAGAGATCCAGGTGAAGGGGAAAGGCCTGATGACCACCTACTTCCTGCTGCAGaacctgtgtgtgtctgaggacACCATCATGGCCAGAGGGACAGGAGAGCCCTGCGTGTACAGAGACAACCAGCAGGgggcgggagagagcgagagag ACACAGAAGAACCAGACAGTGTGAGAAAGGAAGAAACGAATGGCCAAACCATGGCATCTGCTTCTTCTTCGGGTGACCTCACCAACGAAGACACACCTTTTCTGGGAGACACTACACCTTTTCAAAAGGGCCACCTCAACGACGTGAACTCACGATTCTGCCGACTGCTCTAA
- the gucy1b2 gene encoding guanylate cyclase soluble subunit beta-2 isoform X2 yields MTYEIYDDVITLRLVQEACTMLDMPSEVVLKLFGEYFFSFCKMAGYDTMLRTLGGNLVEFIENLDALHSYLALSYQEMNAPSFRVEKNDDGRMLLHYYSDRKGLYHIVPGIIEAVAKDFFDSEVSMTILNQSEEDERTGKKEHVVFLVSQRSRGSKRDFRPQREKKEHQAEALERMRARCASLPHCPAGKRSRWDMVRSVVMFGKENLLKSFTPCYPDKLWMEEQAFCNAFPFHIVFDKQLKVKQTGINIQKFVPGLQTMDSRLDEYFSIVHPQVTFNIESIRKFINSQFVLKTRREMVPLASQHQSMLKLRGQMVWMESLGCMVYLCSPKLRSLQELEERGLHISDIAQHDTTRDLILLNQQRLAEMELSNQLERKKEELRILSRHLEAEKKKTETLLYAMLPRHVANQLKEGKRVEAGEFQVCTILFSDVVTFTNICAACEPIQIVNMLNSMYSKFDRLTSVHDVYKVETIGDAYMVVGGVPIPADSHAERVANFALGMRIAAREVTNPITGQPIQIRVGLHTGPVLAGVVGDKMPRYCLFGDTVNTASRMESHGVPDHIHLSPFTYSALEDKGFDILERGEIQVKGKGLMTTYFLLQNLCVSEDTIMARGTGEPCVYRDNQQGAGESERDTEEPDSVRKEETNGQTMASASSSGDLTNEDTPFLGDTTPFQKGHLNDVNSRFCRLL; encoded by the exons ATGACTTATGAGATATACGATGATGTCATAACTCTGCGTCTGGTGCAGGAAGCATGTACTATGCTGG ACATGCCTTCTGAGGTGGTGCTGAAGCTTTTCGGGGAGTACTTCTTCAGCTTCTGTAAGATGGCGGGGTACGACACCATGCTGCGTACGCTAGGGGGGAACCTGGTGGAATTCATTGAGAACCTGGATGCCCTTCACAGCTACCTGGCTCTCTCCTACCAG GAGATGAACGCTCCCTCGTTCCGTGTGGAGAAGAACGATGATGGGAGGATGTTGCTTCATTACTACTCGGACAGGAAAGGCCTATATCACATTGTGCCAG GCATCATTGAGGCGGTGGCCAAAGACTTCTTTGACAGCGAAGTGAGCATGACCATCCTTAACCAATCAGAGGAGGACGAGCGCACAGGGAAGAAAGAGCATGTGGTCTTCCTGGTCTCTCAGAGGAGCCGAGGATCAAAGAGGGATTTCCGGCCCCAAAGAGAAAAGAAGGAG CATCAGGCAGAGGCATTGGAGAGGATGAGAGCCAGGTGTGCCAGTCTGCCCCACTGCCCTGCTGGGAAAAGATCACGCTGGGATATGGTTAGGAGCGTTGTCATGTTTGGAAAAG AGAACCTTCTGAAGTCGTTCACACCCTGCTACCCAGATAAGCTGTGGATGGAGGAACAAGCATTCTGCAATGCCTTCCCTTTCCACATTGTCTTTGATAAACAG CTCAAGGTGAAGCAGACTGGGATTAACATCCAGAAGTTTGTCCCTGGGCTGCAGACGATGGACAGCCGTCTGGATGAGTACTTCAGCATTGTCCATCCGCAGGTGACCttcaacatcgagagcatcaggAAGTTCATCAACAGCCAGTTTGTCCTGAAGACCAGACGGGAGATGGTGCCTCTGGCCTCTCAGCATCAGTCCATGCTCAAACTCAGAG GTCAGATGGTGTGGATGGAGTCTCTGGGCTGTATGGTGTACCTGTGCTCCCCGAAGCTGCGCAGCCTGCAGGAGTTGGAGGAGAGGGGTCTGCACATCTCCGACATCGCACAGCACGACACCACCCGGGACCTCATCCTGCTTAACCAACAGCGTCTGGCCGAGATGGAGCTGTCCAATCAGCTGGAGCGCAAAAAG GAGGAGCTGAGGATCCTCTCACGTCACCTCGAGGCGGAGAAGAAGAAGACGGAGACTCTGCTCTACGCCATGTTGCCTCGCCACGTAGCCAACCAGCTGAAGGAGGGCAAGAGGGTGGAAGCAG GTGAGTTCCAGGTGTGCACCATCCTGTTCAGTGATGTGGTCACCTTCACCAATATCTGTGCTGCCTGCGAGCCCATCCAGATCGTCAACATGCTCAACTCTATGTACTCCAAGTTCGACCGCCTTACCAGCGTCCATGACGTGTACAAG GTGGAGACTATTGGAGACGCCTACATGGTGGTGGGTGGGGTTCCCATTCCAGCTGACAGTCATGCAGAGCGGGTGGCCAACTTTGCCCTGGGTATGCGTATCGCTGCCCGGGAGGTGACCAACCCTATCACTGGGCAACCCATCCAG ATTCGGGTGGGTCTGCACACAGGTCCAGTGCTGGCTGGTGTGGTAGGGGACAAGATGCCTCGATACTGCCTGTTTGGAGATACGGTCAACACTGCCTCCCGCATGGAGAGTCACGGAGTGCCTGACCACATACACCTCAGCCCCTTCACATACAG TGCGCTGGAAGATAAGGGCTTTGACATCCTGGAAAGAGGAGAGATCCAGGTGAAGGGGAAAGGCCTGATGACCACCTACTTCCTGCTGCAGaacctgtgtgtgtctgaggacACCATCATGGCCAGAGGGACAGGAGAGCCCTGCGTGTACAGAGACAACCAGCAGGgggcgggagagagcgagagag ACACAGAAGAACCAGACAGTGTGAGAAAGGAAGAAACGAATGGCCAAACCATGGCATCTGCTTCTTCTTCGGGTGACCTCACCAACGAAGACACACCTTTTCTGGGAGACACTACACCTTTTCAAAAGGGCCACCTCAACGACGTGAACTCACGATTCTGCCGACTGCTCTAA
- the gucy1b2 gene encoding guanylate cyclase soluble subunit beta-2 isoform X3, translating to MTILNQSEEDERTGKKEHVVFLVSQRSRGSKRDFRPQREKKEVTKEDEEIDRRHQAEALERMRARCASLPHCPAGKRSRWDMVRSVVMFGKENLLKSFTPCYPDKLWMEEQAFCNAFPFHIVFDKQLKVKQTGINIQKFVPGLQTMDSRLDEYFSIVHPQVTFNIESIRKFINSQFVLKTRREMVPLASQHQSMLKLRGQMVWMESLGCMVYLCSPKLRSLQELEERGLHISDIAQHDTTRDLILLNQQRLAEMELSNQLERKKEELRILSRHLEAEKKKTETLLYAMLPRHVANQLKEGKRVEAGEFQVCTILFSDVVTFTNICAACEPIQIVNMLNSMYSKFDRLTSVHDVYKVETIGDAYMVVGGVPIPADSHAERVANFALGMRIAAREVTNPITGQPIQIRVGLHTGPVLAGVVGDKMPRYCLFGDTVNTASRMESHGVPDHIHLSPFTYSALEDKGFDILERGEIQVKGKGLMTTYFLLQNLCVSEDTIMARGTGEPCVYRDNQQGAGESERDTEEPDSVRKEETNGQTMASASSSGDLTNEDTPFLGDTTPFQKGHLNDVNSRFCRLL from the exons ATGACCATCCTTAACCAATCAGAGGAGGACGAGCGCACAGGGAAGAAAGAGCATGTGGTCTTCCTGGTCTCTCAGAGGAGCCGAGGATCAAAGAGGGATTTCCGGCCCCAAAGAGAAAAGAAGGAGGTAAccaaggaggatgaggagattgATAGGAGG CATCAGGCAGAGGCATTGGAGAGGATGAGAGCCAGGTGTGCCAGTCTGCCCCACTGCCCTGCTGGGAAAAGATCACGCTGGGATATGGTTAGGAGCGTTGTCATGTTTGGAAAAG AGAACCTTCTGAAGTCGTTCACACCCTGCTACCCAGATAAGCTGTGGATGGAGGAACAAGCATTCTGCAATGCCTTCCCTTTCCACATTGTCTTTGATAAACAG CTCAAGGTGAAGCAGACTGGGATTAACATCCAGAAGTTTGTCCCTGGGCTGCAGACGATGGACAGCCGTCTGGATGAGTACTTCAGCATTGTCCATCCGCAGGTGACCttcaacatcgagagcatcaggAAGTTCATCAACAGCCAGTTTGTCCTGAAGACCAGACGGGAGATGGTGCCTCTGGCCTCTCAGCATCAGTCCATGCTCAAACTCAGAG GTCAGATGGTGTGGATGGAGTCTCTGGGCTGTATGGTGTACCTGTGCTCCCCGAAGCTGCGCAGCCTGCAGGAGTTGGAGGAGAGGGGTCTGCACATCTCCGACATCGCACAGCACGACACCACCCGGGACCTCATCCTGCTTAACCAACAGCGTCTGGCCGAGATGGAGCTGTCCAATCAGCTGGAGCGCAAAAAG GAGGAGCTGAGGATCCTCTCACGTCACCTCGAGGCGGAGAAGAAGAAGACGGAGACTCTGCTCTACGCCATGTTGCCTCGCCACGTAGCCAACCAGCTGAAGGAGGGCAAGAGGGTGGAAGCAG GTGAGTTCCAGGTGTGCACCATCCTGTTCAGTGATGTGGTCACCTTCACCAATATCTGTGCTGCCTGCGAGCCCATCCAGATCGTCAACATGCTCAACTCTATGTACTCCAAGTTCGACCGCCTTACCAGCGTCCATGACGTGTACAAG GTGGAGACTATTGGAGACGCCTACATGGTGGTGGGTGGGGTTCCCATTCCAGCTGACAGTCATGCAGAGCGGGTGGCCAACTTTGCCCTGGGTATGCGTATCGCTGCCCGGGAGGTGACCAACCCTATCACTGGGCAACCCATCCAG ATTCGGGTGGGTCTGCACACAGGTCCAGTGCTGGCTGGTGTGGTAGGGGACAAGATGCCTCGATACTGCCTGTTTGGAGATACGGTCAACACTGCCTCCCGCATGGAGAGTCACGGAGTGCCTGACCACATACACCTCAGCCCCTTCACATACAG TGCGCTGGAAGATAAGGGCTTTGACATCCTGGAAAGAGGAGAGATCCAGGTGAAGGGGAAAGGCCTGATGACCACCTACTTCCTGCTGCAGaacctgtgtgtgtctgaggacACCATCATGGCCAGAGGGACAGGAGAGCCCTGCGTGTACAGAGACAACCAGCAGGgggcgggagagagcgagagag ACACAGAAGAACCAGACAGTGTGAGAAAGGAAGAAACGAATGGCCAAACCATGGCATCTGCTTCTTCTTCGGGTGACCTCACCAACGAAGACACACCTTTTCTGGGAGACACTACACCTTTTCAAAAGGGCCACCTCAACGACGTGAACTCACGATTCTGCCGACTGCTCTAA